One window from the genome of Metabacillus flavus encodes:
- the dnaN gene encoding DNA polymerase III subunit beta → MKFVIQKDKLAQGVQDVMKAVSSRTTIPILTGIKIVANSEGVTLTGSDSDISIESFIPIEEKGKINVEVQTPGSIVLQARFFSEIVKKLPKDTVEMEVQNHFSTIIRSGKAEFNLNGQDAQEYPHLPNVEEENVFRIPTDLLKTLIRQTGFAVSTSETRPILTGVNWRIENGELTCIATDSHRLALRKTSIDAGHEGKYNVVIPGKSLSELSKILDDSNDLTEMVFTDNQVLFKAKNILFFSRLLDGNYPDTSRLIPDESKTDVLVQTKEFLQSIDRASLLAKEGRNNVVKLSTLEGGMLEISSNSPEIGKVIEEVQTEEISGEELKISFSAKYMMDALKALESSEIKVSFTGAMRPFLIRTPEDDTILQLILPVRTY, encoded by the coding sequence ATGAAATTTGTCATTCAAAAAGATAAACTAGCACAAGGCGTGCAAGACGTAATGAAAGCCGTATCTTCCCGAACTACAATTCCCATTCTTACAGGAATAAAAATTGTGGCTAACAGTGAAGGAGTTACTTTAACAGGGAGCGATTCCGATATTTCCATTGAATCCTTTATCCCGATTGAAGAAAAAGGAAAGATCAATGTTGAAGTTCAGACTCCAGGGAGCATTGTGCTGCAAGCCCGCTTCTTTAGCGAAATTGTAAAAAAGCTTCCTAAAGATACGGTTGAGATGGAAGTTCAAAATCACTTTTCAACAATTATCCGTTCCGGGAAAGCTGAGTTCAACCTAAACGGACAGGATGCACAGGAATACCCGCATCTTCCGAATGTAGAAGAAGAAAATGTGTTCCGTATTCCGACAGATCTATTAAAAACTCTCATACGACAAACAGGCTTTGCCGTATCAACCTCTGAAACAAGACCGATTCTGACAGGAGTCAATTGGCGTATCGAAAATGGGGAGCTTACTTGCATCGCCACGGACAGCCATCGTCTTGCATTGAGAAAAACGAGCATTGATGCGGGCCATGAAGGAAAATACAATGTGGTCATTCCGGGGAAAAGTTTATCTGAGCTCAGTAAAATTCTTGATGATTCGAATGATTTGACGGAAATGGTCTTTACAGATAACCAGGTTTTGTTTAAAGCAAAAAATATTTTGTTTTTCTCTAGACTGCTGGATGGCAACTACCCGGATACTTCCCGTTTGATACCGGATGAAAGCAAAACCGATGTGCTTGTTCAGACAAAAGAATTTCTTCAATCCATCGACCGTGCTTCACTTCTTGCAAAGGAAGGCCGGAATAATGTCGTAAAACTATCGACTTTAGAAGGCGGAATGCTCGAAATCTCATCTAACTCTCCTGAAATTGGAAAAGTTATAGAAGAAGTTCAAACAGAGGAAATTTCCGGAGAAGAATTAAAAATCTCTTTTAGTGCAAAATATATGATGGATGCATTAAAAGCGCTCGAAAGCAGTGAAATCAAAGTAAGCTTTACAGGTGCAATGAGACCGTTCCTTATCCGCACACCAGAAGATGATACGATTCTCCAGCTGATACTTCCGGTTCGAACCTATTAA
- the yaaA gene encoding S4 domain-containing protein YaaA: MSEQQHIQIDTEFITLGQFLKLADVIQSGGMVKWFLSEHEVFVNGEPENRRGKKLRHQDTVDVPDAGSFVVISTHE; encoded by the coding sequence ATGAGTGAGCAGCAGCACATTCAAATCGATACAGAATTCATTACGTTAGGGCAATTTCTGAAGCTTGCGGATGTGATCCAGTCTGGCGGAATGGTGAAATGGTTTTTAAGCGAGCATGAGGTCTTTGTGAACGGGGAACCTGAAAACCGCCGCGGCAAGAAGCTGAGACATCAGGATACTGTCGATGTCCCTGATGCTGGTTCGTTTGTTGTAATCAGCACGCATGAATAG
- the recF gene encoding DNA replication/repair protein RecF (All proteins in this family for which functions are known are DNA-binding proteins that assist the filamentation of RecA onto DNA for the initiation of recombination or recombinational repair.) → MHIQELKLRNYRNYPELTVSFENKVNVIIGENAQGKTNMMEAIYVLAMAKSHRTSNDKDLIRWDEEYAKIEGRVVKANGSIPMQLVLSKKGKKAKINHLEQQKLSQYIGAVNVIMFAPEDLNLVKGSPQVRRRFVDMEIGQVSAVYLHDLSHYQKILQQRNHYLKQLQIRKQHDRTMLEVLTEQLSEAAAKLYRRRRLFIDQLEKWAQPIHSGISRGLETLTIQYKSSTEVSEDADLSKMIEAYLEKFDKIKEREIERGTTLAGPHRDDLLFFVNGRDVQTFGSQGQQRTTALSLKLAEIELIHEEIGEYPILLLDDVLSELDDYRQSHLLNTIQGRVQTFVTTTSVEGIDHQTLKEAASYRVSSGELDSDESR, encoded by the coding sequence ATGCATATACAAGAGCTGAAGCTAAGAAATTATCGTAACTACCCGGAACTGACGGTTTCTTTTGAGAATAAAGTGAACGTTATTATCGGGGAAAATGCTCAAGGAAAAACAAACATGATGGAAGCGATTTATGTCCTGGCTATGGCAAAATCCCACCGTACCTCCAATGATAAAGATCTTATCCGCTGGGATGAAGAATATGCTAAAATAGAGGGAAGGGTCGTAAAAGCCAACGGATCTATTCCGATGCAGCTTGTCCTTTCCAAAAAAGGCAAAAAAGCGAAAATTAATCATCTGGAACAGCAGAAGCTAAGCCAGTATATTGGGGCAGTCAATGTTATTATGTTCGCTCCCGAAGATCTGAACCTCGTAAAGGGAAGCCCCCAGGTGAGGAGAAGATTTGTCGATATGGAGATCGGGCAGGTTTCGGCTGTCTATTTGCATGACCTAAGCCACTATCAGAAAATTCTTCAGCAGCGAAATCATTACTTAAAGCAGCTTCAAATCAGAAAGCAGCACGACCGGACTATGCTGGAAGTTCTGACGGAGCAGCTGAGCGAGGCGGCTGCCAAGCTGTACCGAAGACGGAGATTGTTTATTGATCAGCTGGAGAAATGGGCCCAGCCCATCCATTCAGGCATCTCAAGAGGTCTAGAAACGCTGACTATCCAATATAAATCCTCCACAGAGGTATCAGAAGATGCGGATTTGTCGAAAATGATAGAAGCATACTTGGAAAAGTTTGATAAAATAAAAGAAAGAGAAATCGAGCGTGGAACGACACTTGCCGGACCGCATCGGGACGACCTGCTGTTCTTCGTAAACGGACGGGACGTTCAAACATTTGGCTCGCAAGGCCAGCAGCGGACGACGGCTCTTTCTTTAAAGCTTGCAGAAATTGAATTGATACACGAAGAAATTGGAGAGTATCCGATTTTACTTTTGGATGATGTGCTTTCTGAACTGGATGATTACCGGCAATCCCACCTTTTGAACACGATTCAGGGAAGGGTCCAGACATTCGTAACGACGACGAGTGTGGAAGGAATTGATCATCAGACATTAAAAGAAGCAGCTTCCTACCGGGTATCTTCTGGTGAGCTGGATTCAGACGAATCGAGGTGA
- the remB gene encoding extracellular matrix regulator RemB, which produces MYIHLGDDFVVPSKDVIFIMDYPSSKTSDIVSEFLEKQKEKVIQLSEGDAKSIVVTEKHIYFSPLASSTLKKRAHIAFDIDSTRKISIMAP; this is translated from the coding sequence ATGTATATCCATTTAGGAGATGACTTTGTCGTGCCATCTAAAGATGTCATTTTTATTATGGATTACCCCTCATCCAAGACATCTGATATTGTTTCCGAGTTTTTGGAAAAGCAAAAGGAGAAAGTGATCCAGCTTTCCGAGGGTGATGCGAAATCAATTGTTGTGACAGAGAAGCATATTTATTTTTCTCCTCTTGCATCAAGTACACTCAAAAAAAGAGCGCATATCGCGTTTGATATAGATTCCACCCGAAAAATCAGCATAATGGCACCATAA
- the gyrB gene encoding DNA topoisomerase (ATP-hydrolyzing) subunit B, protein MEQKQMEEQAYDENQIQVLEGLEAVRKRPGMYIGSTSARGLHHLVWEIVDNSIDEALAGYCDEINVIIEEDNSITVTDNGRGIPVGIHEKMGRPAVEVIMTVLHAGGKFGGGGYKVSGGLHGVGASVVNALSTLLEVKVHRDGKIHYQRFERGVPQGDLEIIGETEKTGTIIHFVPDTEIFTETIEYDYDTLANRLRELAFLNRGINIVIEDKRENKRKNAYHYEGGIKSYVEHLNRTKEVIHEEPVYLEGEKDGITIEIALQYNEGYTSSIYSFANNIHTYEGGTHEAGFKTALTRVINEYARKQNVFKDNDANLSGEDVREGITAIVSIKHPDPQFEGQTKTKLGNSEARTVTDSLFDQGFETFLLENPQVAKKIVEKGLMAARARMAAKKARELTRRKSALEISNLPGKLADCSSKDPSISELYVVEGDSAGGSAKQGRSRHFQAILPLRGKIINVEKARLDKILSNNEIRTIITALGTGIGEDFDIAKARYHKIVIMTDADVDGAHIRTLLLTFFYRYMREIIECGYIYIAQPPLYKIQQGKRIEYAYNDRELERILGELPQNPKPGIQRYKGLGEMNPEQLWETTMDPDTRTLLQVNLQDAIEADETFDILMGDKVEPRRNFIEENARYVKNLDI, encoded by the coding sequence ATGGAACAAAAACAAATGGAAGAACAAGCATATGATGAAAACCAGATACAGGTACTCGAAGGCCTTGAGGCGGTTCGTAAGCGTCCCGGAATGTACATCGGTTCGACAAGCGCCAGAGGATTGCACCATTTAGTCTGGGAAATTGTTGATAATAGTATTGATGAAGCACTTGCTGGTTATTGTGATGAAATTAACGTCATTATTGAAGAGGACAACAGCATTACCGTAACCGATAACGGGCGCGGAATTCCAGTTGGAATCCATGAAAAAATGGGCCGGCCGGCTGTAGAAGTCATCATGACCGTACTTCATGCCGGAGGGAAATTCGGCGGCGGAGGCTATAAGGTTTCCGGAGGTCTTCACGGTGTGGGTGCATCTGTTGTAAATGCCCTTTCCACTTTGCTTGAAGTGAAAGTCCACCGTGATGGAAAAATTCACTACCAGCGCTTCGAGCGCGGCGTACCTCAAGGCGATCTTGAGATTATCGGCGAAACCGAAAAAACAGGAACGATTATTCATTTTGTGCCTGATACTGAAATATTCACTGAAACGATTGAATATGACTATGACACACTTGCGAACCGTTTAAGAGAGCTTGCTTTCCTTAACCGCGGCATCAACATCGTGATTGAAGACAAGCGCGAAAACAAACGCAAAAATGCCTATCATTACGAGGGCGGAATTAAATCCTATGTAGAGCATTTAAACCGTACAAAAGAAGTGATTCATGAAGAGCCTGTTTATCTCGAAGGAGAAAAAGACGGGATTACCATTGAAATTGCCCTTCAGTACAACGAAGGCTATACAAGCAGCATTTATTCCTTTGCTAATAACATTCATACGTATGAGGGCGGAACCCATGAAGCAGGGTTTAAGACAGCCCTTACCCGTGTCATTAATGAGTATGCCCGCAAACAAAATGTGTTCAAGGACAATGATGCGAACCTGAGCGGTGAAGATGTTCGGGAAGGAATTACCGCAATCGTCAGCATTAAGCATCCTGATCCGCAATTTGAAGGACAGACAAAAACGAAGCTTGGAAATTCCGAAGCGCGTACCGTAACGGATTCTCTTTTTGACCAGGGCTTCGAAACCTTCCTGCTTGAAAATCCGCAGGTTGCCAAAAAAATCGTTGAAAAAGGGCTGATGGCTGCCCGTGCCAGAATGGCTGCAAAAAAAGCGAGAGAGCTGACACGTCGCAAAAGTGCGCTTGAAATCTCAAATCTTCCGGGAAAACTGGCGGATTGTTCTTCTAAAGACCCATCCATCAGCGAACTGTATGTCGTTGAGGGAGATTCTGCCGGAGGCTCCGCGAAACAAGGACGAAGCCGTCATTTCCAGGCAATCCTGCCGCTCCGCGGAAAAATCATCAACGTGGAAAAAGCGCGTCTTGATAAAATTCTATCCAACAATGAGATCCGCACAATCATCACCGCTCTTGGAACAGGAATCGGCGAGGATTTTGATATTGCGAAAGCAAGATATCATAAAATTGTCATCATGACAGATGCAGATGTCGATGGAGCGCATATCCGCACATTGCTTCTGACTTTCTTCTACCGGTATATGCGTGAAATTATTGAATGTGGCTACATCTACATTGCCCAGCCGCCGCTTTATAAAATTCAACAGGGCAAGCGGATTGAGTATGCGTACAACGACCGTGAGCTGGAGCGCATTCTCGGAGAATTGCCGCAAAATCCGAAACCAGGCATTCAGCGCTACAAAGGTCTTGGAGAGATGAATCCTGAGCAGCTATGGGAAACAACGATGGATCCTGATACAAGAACCCTCTTGCAGGTCAATCTCCAGGATGCTATTGAAGCGGATGAAACGTTCGACATCCTTATGGGTGACAAGGTAGAGCCGCGCCGTAACTTTATTGAAGAAAATGCACGGTATGTTAAAAATCTTGATATTTAA
- a CDS encoding ABC transporter substrate-binding protein has translation MFRKRFAFSVFLLFGMVLLSSCQSENTSSDGRVKLELFSNKSENVKTFEGLIAEFEEKNPKIDIQLNAPPEADTVLKTRLVKEDMPDMLAIGGNGSYGELANAGIFYDFSKTDLLDQVKPSYVEMINTLSNEQSGTYGIPYATNANVVIYNKAKFKKYGFDAPRTWSEFTEQLEKVKEAGDVPIYFTLKDAWTGMIPWNSVAGNLQGDNFAEKKRNGEASFEKNYSEVADKMLTLLEYGHKNNYGYGYADGNKAFANGNGVFYLQGNWAIPEIQKINPELELGVFPLPVTDQPDQNNLVSGVDVLLTMNKDIEHPEEAKKFLNFMLEEEQSKRYIEEQKAFSALEGVIQEDPVMEGIQESLKNEQLTGFPDHAYPRAIRAEGIIQEFLISKNKEAFLRKMDREWDKVQNRY, from the coding sequence ATGTTTAGAAAACGATTTGCGTTTAGTGTTTTTCTGCTCTTCGGTATGGTCCTGCTTTCCTCATGCCAGTCAGAAAACACTTCGTCTGACGGCAGAGTGAAGCTTGAGCTGTTTTCCAATAAATCCGAAAATGTCAAAACCTTCGAAGGGCTCATAGCAGAATTTGAAGAGAAAAATCCAAAAATCGATATTCAGCTTAACGCACCTCCTGAAGCAGACACGGTCCTTAAAACCAGACTGGTGAAAGAGGACATGCCGGACATGCTTGCCATTGGAGGAAACGGTTCATATGGGGAATTGGCCAACGCCGGCATTTTTTATGATTTTTCCAAAACAGACCTCCTCGATCAAGTGAAGCCTTCCTATGTAGAAATGATTAATACTCTTTCCAATGAACAGAGCGGTACATACGGTATTCCTTATGCAACCAATGCCAACGTGGTGATTTACAACAAAGCAAAATTTAAAAAGTACGGATTTGATGCTCCAAGGACATGGAGTGAATTTACAGAGCAGCTGGAGAAAGTGAAGGAGGCCGGCGATGTGCCGATCTACTTCACTCTCAAGGATGCATGGACAGGGATGATTCCGTGGAATTCAGTTGCAGGAAATCTGCAAGGCGACAATTTTGCGGAGAAAAAAAGAAACGGTGAAGCAAGCTTTGAGAAAAATTATTCAGAAGTAGCGGATAAAATGCTGACTCTGCTGGAATACGGCCATAAAAACAACTATGGATACGGCTATGCAGACGGGAACAAGGCATTTGCGAATGGAAACGGTGTATTTTATCTGCAAGGTAACTGGGCGATTCCGGAAATACAGAAAATCAATCCGGAACTGGAGCTTGGCGTCTTTCCGCTCCCTGTCACAGATCAGCCTGATCAAAACAATCTTGTATCAGGGGTCGACGTACTTTTGACGATGAATAAAGACATTGAACATCCGGAAGAAGCAAAGAAATTCTTAAACTTTATGCTGGAGGAGGAACAATCTAAACGGTATATCGAAGAACAAAAAGCCTTTTCTGCACTTGAAGGAGTTATTCAGGAGGATCCCGTGATGGAGGGAATCCAGGAAAGCCTTAAAAACGAGCAGTTAACCGGCTTCCCTGACCATGCTTATCCGAGAGCGATACGGGCAGAGGGAATCATTCAGGAATTTTTAATCAGTAAAAACAAAGAGGCCTTTTTGCGCAAAATGGACCGGGAATGGGATAAGGTTCAAAATCGCTACTAA
- a CDS encoding carbohydrate ABC transporter permease: MKSRQRAFMLMTVPALILFFIFHTYPALQGIYYSFTDYKGYGEWNFVGLKNYFNVFQDERALQAYGFTFKFAIIATILVNIFSLVIAIGLNSKIKFSKTLRAVYFLPNILSILIVGYIFNFIFTFFIPDIAQALGINALAENILGKPDLAWIGIIVVSVWQAVAFNTILYLAGLVTIPEEMYEAASIDGAGTWKKFWNITFPLIAPFFTINMVLAMKNFLMVFDHIIAMTGGGPGTSTESISLLIFRGGFEGGEFAYQSANAVIYFLVIVIISVVQLRYLQRREVEL; this comes from the coding sequence ATGAAATCAAGACAACGGGCTTTCATGCTCATGACCGTTCCTGCGCTTATTCTCTTTTTCATTTTTCATACATATCCAGCGCTGCAGGGGATCTATTACAGCTTTACCGACTATAAAGGCTACGGGGAATGGAATTTTGTCGGACTGAAAAACTACTTTAATGTTTTTCAGGATGAGCGGGCACTTCAGGCCTATGGATTTACGTTCAAGTTTGCGATTATCGCGACAATATTGGTGAACATTTTCAGTTTGGTTATCGCCATAGGACTGAATTCCAAAATCAAATTTTCAAAAACACTGAGGGCCGTCTATTTTCTTCCAAATATCCTCAGTATTTTGATAGTGGGGTATATCTTTAACTTCATTTTCACTTTTTTTATTCCGGATATTGCCCAAGCGCTTGGCATCAATGCCCTCGCAGAAAATATCCTTGGAAAGCCGGATCTAGCCTGGATTGGAATTATCGTGGTGTCCGTATGGCAAGCCGTTGCTTTTAACACCATTCTTTATCTGGCCGGTCTCGTCACCATCCCAGAGGAAATGTATGAAGCAGCAAGCATTGATGGAGCGGGAACCTGGAAAAAATTCTGGAACATTACGTTTCCTCTGATTGCACCATTCTTCACAATCAACATGGTGCTTGCGATGAAAAACTTCCTGATGGTGTTTGACCACATTATAGCGATGACAGGCGGAGGTCCGGGCACATCAACAGAATCGATTTCCCTGCTGATTTTCCGCGGAGGCTTTGAGGGCGGAGAATTCGCCTATCAGTCTGCCAACGCCGTAATCTATTTCTTGGTGATTGTGATTATTTCGGTAGTTCAGCTGCGATATCTTCAAAGAAGAGAGGTGGAACTGTGA
- a CDS encoding carbohydrate ABC transporter permease, with protein MKKGKTNWLITGLLIAGSLLILFPLYLAVTISFKTPEEMGKSLLALPEQWSFSNYAQAIELTNFFQAMGNSLFITFFVVVLTLLTNSMVAYAIARNMHKKFYKFIFYYLVSAMFIPFPIIMLPIVKQTAQWNLDNLVGLIFLYVVYGLAFNVFLYVGYIKSIPAELEEAAIVDGASTWVVFWKVIFPLLMPMNATVGILTTLWAWNDFMLPLVIISDRELSTLPLVQFVFQGQFSTDYNLAFSSYLMALAPMILVYIIAQKWIISGVTKGAIK; from the coding sequence ATGAAAAAAGGCAAAACAAACTGGCTTATTACAGGTCTTTTAATCGCGGGTTCCCTGCTGATTCTTTTTCCGCTTTATCTCGCTGTTACGATCTCATTTAAAACACCGGAAGAGATGGGGAAATCCCTTCTTGCCTTGCCAGAGCAATGGAGCTTCTCCAATTATGCCCAGGCAATCGAGTTAACAAACTTTTTCCAGGCAATGGGCAACAGCCTGTTTATTACATTTTTCGTTGTGGTTCTGACGCTGCTCACGAACTCCATGGTTGCGTATGCCATTGCGCGCAACATGCATAAGAAGTTCTATAAGTTTATTTTCTACTACTTGGTAAGTGCCATGTTTATTCCCTTTCCAATCATCATGCTGCCGATTGTCAAGCAGACAGCGCAATGGAATCTTGATAACCTGGTTGGTTTGATTTTTCTCTACGTTGTATACGGTTTAGCCTTTAATGTGTTCTTGTATGTAGGTTATATCAAGTCCATACCGGCAGAATTGGAAGAAGCAGCGATTGTGGATGGAGCGAGTACATGGGTGGTATTTTGGAAGGTCATTTTCCCTTTGCTTATGCCAATGAACGCAACAGTCGGCATATTAACCACATTGTGGGCCTGGAACGACTTTATGCTGCCGCTCGTCATCATCAGCGACAGGGAACTTTCCACCCTGCCGCTCGTGCAATTCGTATTCCAAGGGCAGTTCAGCACCGATTATAATTTAGCCTTTTCTTCTTACTTGATGGCATTAGCGCCGATGATTCTTGTCTATATCATTGCGCAAAAATGGATCATCAGCGGTGTTACGAAGGGTGCTATAAAATAA
- a CDS encoding copper amine oxidase, with protein MKMKRTWLAVPLSVALLVPAAGVASANEGHSMNHSGNMKMPTEVSNPAIDLRAQLDAILSEHAYLAVVAMQKGIDGKEDFDAAAAQLNENTDALSAAVGSVYGEEAGNAFKEIWGSHIGYFVDYVKATAAKDEDGKMKAKKDLDEYRSEQAQFLDKATGGRLKAKDLEEGLKMHVNELITAFDSYTEKDYDTTYSTVRESIKHMYGVGKGLSWAITDQFPDKFEKKSADTPAANLRADLNYLFSEHAALAALAMQKGIDGTEDFDEAAAALNENTNDLSAAVASVYGKEGGEQYKKIWNSHIGYLVDYVKATGAKDEKAKEMALKELDEYRAEQAKFLDAATEGRLKAADLEKGLEVHIDQLLNAFNSYNEKDYEMAYDSIHEAYNHMFGVGLGVSGAIADQYPDKFMSSMPAEMPKTGMGGTSDAGNSSLIWMSVSGFILALAAIAAIVRKRRLN; from the coding sequence ATGAAAATGAAAAGAACATGGTTGGCTGTACCTCTAAGCGTCGCACTATTAGTACCAGCAGCGGGTGTTGCTTCCGCCAATGAAGGACATTCAATGAATCATTCCGGCAATATGAAAATGCCAACCGAAGTCTCTAATCCTGCGATCGACTTACGAGCACAGCTTGATGCTATTCTTTCCGAACATGCATACTTGGCTGTCGTAGCGATGCAAAAAGGCATTGACGGAAAAGAAGATTTTGATGCGGCAGCTGCCCAGCTGAATGAAAATACGGATGCCCTATCAGCGGCAGTCGGTTCTGTATACGGGGAAGAAGCGGGCAACGCATTTAAAGAAATCTGGGGCAGCCATATCGGCTACTTCGTAGATTATGTCAAAGCAACCGCTGCAAAAGATGAAGATGGCAAAATGAAAGCGAAAAAAGATCTTGATGAATATCGTTCTGAACAAGCCCAATTTTTAGATAAAGCAACAGGAGGCCGTTTAAAAGCGAAAGATCTTGAAGAGGGCCTGAAAATGCACGTAAACGAATTAATTACAGCATTTGATAGCTATACAGAAAAAGACTATGATACAACCTACAGTACAGTTAGAGAATCCATTAAGCATATGTATGGAGTAGGAAAAGGCCTTTCTTGGGCGATTACAGATCAATTCCCTGACAAATTCGAGAAAAAATCTGCTGATACTCCTGCAGCCAATCTCAGAGCTGATTTAAACTACCTCTTCTCTGAGCATGCCGCTCTTGCAGCCTTAGCGATGCAAAAAGGGATTGACGGGACAGAAGACTTTGATGAGGCTGCCGCTGCCCTTAACGAAAATACAAATGATCTGTCAGCTGCCGTTGCATCCGTATACGGAAAAGAAGGCGGAGAGCAGTATAAAAAAATCTGGAACAGCCACATCGGCTATCTTGTAGACTATGTGAAGGCTACAGGTGCGAAGGATGAAAAAGCAAAAGAAATGGCGTTAAAGGAACTGGATGAATATCGTGCAGAACAAGCAAAATTCCTGGATGCAGCAACAGAAGGCAGATTGAAAGCCGCGGATCTGGAAAAAGGTTTGGAAGTGCATATTGATCAATTGCTGAACGCTTTTAACAGCTACAATGAAAAAGACTACGAGATGGCTTATGACAGCATCCATGAAGCCTATAATCATATGTTCGGTGTAGGCCTTGGTGTTTCAGGAGCAATCGCAGATCAATACCCTGATAAGTTTATGAGCAGCATGCCTGCTGAAATGCCAAAAACAGGGATGGGCGGAACATCCGATGCAGGAAATTCTTCATTGATTTGGATGAGTGTTTCCGGATTCATTCTGGCCCTTGCTGCTATAGCAGCAATCGTTCGAAAAAGAAGACTGAACTAA